GCAAATCGCCAAGCAGGTTCAGCACTTGCGATTGAATCGAAACATCGAGCGCCGAAACCGGCTCATCGCACACAATAAACTTTGGCTCGACCGACAGCGCTCGTGCGATTCCGATGCGCTGACGCTGGCCACCAGAGAACTCATGCGGATACCGGCGCGCATGCAGCGGACTCAACCCCACGATTTCCAGCAACTCGTTGACGCGGTCCTTGATCTCGGCGTCCGTCTTGCGCAGGCCATGCACCTTCAGGATTTCCGATAGCATTCCGCCGACTGTGATGCGCGGATTCAGCGAGCTATACGGGTCCTGAAAAATGATCTGCATCTGGCGGCGCATCTCCCGCAAACGCGCCGCGGACATCGTCGTCACTTCTTCGCCTTCGAACTTCACGGAGCCGGCTGTGGGCTCGATAAGTCGCAGGATCGCGCGGCCCGTCGTCGTCTTGCCGCAGCCAGACTCGCCGACCAAACCCAGTGTCTCGCCACGCTTGATCGAAAACGACACGTCATCGACTGCCTTCACGTGGCCGACTGTCTTCGAAAAAAGACCCCGCTTGATCGGGAAGTACTTTCTGAGGCCTTTGACTTCTAAAAGATATTCGCTCATGCTTTACATTATTCCCCGCCTTTTCAAGGCGGGGGCAGGGGGTGGTTGACCCCTTCACTAAGGGGCCATGCCTAACGCCGCCCCGAGCGAAGAGAGTTCAGTGGCGACTCAATTTCAAATGATGTCGTCCTGAAACAGGTGCCCCCGCCGCGGCGGGTTAAAGTAATACTTTAATTCTCTCTTTTGAATTGTCATTTAATGAACGCCCTCTCCTTTTGCGCGAAATCGCTGAGTTGTCAATGAGCTAATTCCCCTGCTCCGCCCTCATCCTTCAGCCTTCATCCCTCATCCTTTTCCACCAGCTTGGTGCCCATCACCTTGCAAGGAACATAATACATTCGAAGCGCGAATGCAAGTCTCGGGCAAAAATGTCCTCCACTTTTTTTTCGCAACGTCGATCCTGGAATCGCAAGTACCCGCTCGAGTTGACATCCTAAGATAATCCCTGCCAGCCACCGCGTTTCGGAAGTTGTGTGTAAGCCGTTGGATAGGATTGAGGAAGGGGAAGGCCTTCTCGAATAGTTTTCAAGATCCGAATTTGGCGATTTTTTTTGCGGCTAAGAGAATCTTAAGCTCTGACAGTGCGGTTCGAAAAGAGTAGTTATCCCTGCCGATGCGCGACCGGGTCTCCGGTTCTCCAGCGCACGGTAACGCCCGGCCACCGGGGATGTCGTTGGAATGCCAACATAATCAGTTAGGAATCTGAAAGCTTTTTCGGATCATGCTAATTCGCATTCACGACCGACCGTTCTCGACTCTCGCACCGCGATCCATTACGGCGCGTTATTGTCTTGCTCTCCACGTGCTGCTTATCGCGTCGACCCTCTGGGCGTTCGATATTGCAGCGCAATCGCATTGGCAGAAGGTCAATGCACCATTTGCTGGGAGCCCTTACTTCCTCAATCCTGATACAGGGTTCCTGTATGCATCCCCCGGAGTCGCATCGACCACGGACGGCGGAAAAGCATGGACAAGTATTCCATTCTTCGCCCAAATCGCGGTCAGTCAACTGTATTTTCAAAGCCGTACCCGAGGATTCGCCTCCGCGGTCGGCATAGGACCCAATGGTTATGGCGCCGGACTCTATGAAACGAGGGATGGAGGCATCACCTGGGTATCGTTGAAGCCTCCGAAAGCAGACTACACTGGGGTCCATGCAGTTGGAGACATGATATTTGCGTCT
The window above is part of the Bacteroidota bacterium genome. Proteins encoded here:
- a CDS encoding ABC transporter ATP-binding protein — its product is MSEYLLEVKGLRKYFPIKRGLFSKTVGHVKAVDDVSFSIKRGETLGLVGESGCGKTTTGRAILRLIEPTAGSVKFEGEEVTTMSAARLREMRRQMQIIFQDPYSSLNPRITVGGMLSEILKVHGLRKTDAEIKDRVNELLEIVGLSPLHARRYPHEFSGGQRQRIGIARALSVEPKFIVCDEPVSALDVSIQSQVLNLLGDLQQKLGLTYLFIAHDLSVVKHISDRVAVMYLGEIVETSPYSELYSNPKAPYTQALLSAVPIANPRAKKGRIVLTGDVPSPANVPSGCYFHPRCPKVMPECPSVHPELAEDSSQHTVRCLIYPVSWPAKSEIPARITSGKQREVMAVA